The following coding sequences are from one uncultured Desulfobacter sp. window:
- a CDS encoding phage baseplate assembly protein V, whose protein sequence is MDQRLERLYQQLSSKKYGKYRATVVDRDDPEGKGRLRLLIPAVLGDQESDWALPCFANGGISDVGSITIPEVDAHVWVEFEAGDPSLPIWTGTFFGREDDLPEEAQITPPDARVVKTPKGSVFIISDEGDCESIQLRHYGGQQFDMNAGGNVTIENARGETISLDAENQRLTCEDRQGNAIEIDGSGITIKNTAGAEITLKDGSVKIEGVGEITLDAMAVNLGGAGGEGVIKGQSFMGIYAAHTHPTSMGPSGPPIPMGEFATISFKVKST, encoded by the coding sequence ATGGACCAACGGCTGGAAAGACTATATCAACAATTGTCCTCAAAAAAATACGGCAAGTACCGCGCCACGGTGGTGGACCGGGATGATCCCGAGGGCAAGGGGCGGCTGCGCCTTCTGATTCCGGCGGTGCTCGGGGACCAGGAGAGCGACTGGGCCCTGCCCTGTTTTGCCAACGGCGGCATCAGCGATGTGGGGTCCATCACCATTCCCGAAGTCGATGCCCATGTATGGGTTGAATTTGAGGCTGGCGACCCGAGCCTTCCCATCTGGACGGGCACCTTTTTCGGCCGGGAGGATGACCTGCCCGAAGAGGCGCAGATAACGCCGCCGGATGCCCGTGTGGTAAAGACCCCCAAAGGCTCTGTATTCATTATCAGCGATGAGGGAGACTGTGAATCAATCCAGCTCAGGCACTATGGCGGTCAGCAGTTTGACATGAATGCCGGGGGCAATGTAACCATCGAAAACGCCCGGGGGGAAACCATCTCCCTTGATGCTGAAAACCAACGGCTTACATGTGAAGACAGACAGGGTAACGCCATTGAGATCGATGGGTCGGGGATTACCATTAAAAATACCGCAGGGGCCGAAATCACCTTAAAAGACGGTTCCGTGAAAATAGAGGGGGTTGGGGAAATTACCCTGGATGCCATGGCTGTCAATTTAGGCGGGGCCGGCGGAGAAGGGGTGATCAAAGGGCAGAGTTTTATGGGCATATATGCAGCGCACACCCATCCGACATCCATGGGGCCATCGGGACCGCCCATCCCCATGGGCGAGTTCGCCACCATCTCCTTTAAAGTGAAAAGCACCTAG